The Pseudoalteromonas marina genome segment ATAGTTGACCTTAAAAGGTCAACTATTATTGTTGTTATTAAATTCAACTTTGGATAGGATTTCCAATACTTTCTAAATGCTCTGTTTGGCCAGCAGTAAGTGGGTAAATCGATTTTATAAAACATTTTTTTGTAGGTTGTTCAATGGTAGAAATTGAATCCCCTTCCTTATGTATAACAAAATTAGAAAAGCGGTTTAACTCAATTCCATGAGATTCATTTAGGTCATGGCAAGTGCCCTGGGTTTCAATCAAATAATCTTTTTTATGTGCCGCTGAAATAATTAAGAATTTATCAGAAAGTGGTTTCCAACCTTTAAACCTAAAGCTATTGATTTTATCTTCACCTGCTAAGTTTTCTTCAGACAAGTACTTTGCATATGCTTGGTCTTTTTCTTTCAGTGAAATATTGCTTGTTGCTGAACAGCCTAAAAGCACTGTTGCTGCTAATGTAATAACTAAAATGTTTTTCATAAATTATCCCTATAAATTAAAATAATTAGGTAAATTACAAATGTATATTTATTGCGAAAACATACAACTTAGTAGAGCTTAATTTTTACACTCATTCTAAGAAGAACAAAAAATACACAGCCAATCTTACAGTAGAATATTATTTTATCTTTGTCATCTTTTTGTTAACATTTTAGGTAAATTTAAAGTATTTTATTTTATAAAAGAGGTGGCAATAAATCCCCTCTTATAACTTTAAGATATATGAATTCTAAAAACCATTTATAAAAATCAATTTATAATCATATGAATTAGCGTCTACCCGCTGCAAACAACACATTAATAGTCAGCACAGAACCACAAAGCTACTAATAGTTAAACGCCCATTAATTGGATCGCGAGCATAACCGTTAGCCGCATTTATATTACCAGAATGCAATAAGTTGCTTGGATATATAACAACCCGATTTAGCTTTGCCTCTAAACTGTAAACTTGCTCAAACAAAGCTGTGCTGCCATTTATATAATGTGGGTTTTTATGAAGCTTTTGTGCCATGGCTTGTTGCTTTATAGCTTGCCTATAAGGGATAAGTCGCTCTTTTGTTATGCGTTCATACCCCAGGGCTTTATGTTTATAAAATGAAGTACCCCCATGTGTTTCATCACATAAAAAATGCACCATAGCAAGTTGCTTCATATTAGGTGTGTCAAAATGGGGAAGCATTTGTATTGGCCTGAGTTTATCAGGTTCAGTGCATGCAATTGAAAAGGCAGAAAGTATTACATCAAACTCGCTTTTATCTGCCATATTAAAGTGTGAATTAATAATTGGCGACAGTGCTTTTAGCTGCTCTATATAACTAAGCGGTGCTGCTTTTCTTACTCCTGGATAAAAATCACTTTCTTGTGCGTAAAATGTTTCCCTCGTATTTTGAGAAAACACAGCAAAATTAATTAGCGCATCTACATTATTTACAAAATCATCAATAACAATAATTGGGGTTTGCTCTTCCCCAACAGTGTGTATCTGTAACACCATATTTTTGTTAAGTGTAAAATCAATCATCGGCTAAATTAAGCACCGCATTTTTACGCTCTATTAATGGGTATATCTGACCAAGTGAGGTTATTACTGTATAAATGGCAGGTAATAAAGCGCGTTGATGTAAAAGCGTAATTTGATCACTATTAAGTTGTGCGAGTCTTTCTTGATTAATAGTGTATAAGCCGTTTAACTTTGTTCTTTGACTGTTCTGAAACGTTACCTCAAGCGATAAAGGCTGCAGTAGCTCATGCTGTAACAAGGTATCTATTAACTTTTTATTGTCTAATTCGCCTTGTAGTAAATGCCCTAAACACTGCTTTATTTGTTTAAAATAGCCACTTTCTTCTGCGCTTTGGGTATAAATTGGTTCTAAATTATTTTCGCTTTGCACAGAGCTATTAACTACTGCAGGGCTGTTTAAATTAATAC includes the following:
- a CDS encoding DUF6445 family protein, whose translation is MIDFTLNKNMVLQIHTVGEEQTPIIVIDDFVNNVDALINFAVFSQNTRETFYAQESDFYPGVRKAAPLSYIEQLKALSPIINSHFNMADKSEFDVILSAFSIACTEPDKLRPIQMLPHFDTPNMKQLAMVHFLCDETHGGTSFYKHKALGYERITKERLIPYRQAIKQQAMAQKLHKNPHYINGSTALFEQVYSLEAKLNRVVIYPSNLLHSGNINAANGYARDPINGRLTISSFVVLC
- a CDS encoding DUF6491 family protein; amino-acid sequence: MKNILVITLAATVLLGCSATSNISLKEKDQAYAKYLSEENLAGEDKINSFRFKGWKPLSDKFLIISAAHKKDYLIETQGTCHDLNESHGIELNRFSNFVIHKEGDSISTIEQPTKKCFIKSIYPLTAGQTEHLESIGNPIQS
- a CDS encoding SapC family protein — translated: MENLVALEQSAHQHIKIDTQKAQSHAKNLNMIPVVMAELSQIAVQQPIVFAKNSETGEFTLNALLGFEQHENLFYQQSQWQGVYLPLQLQRQPFFVGDTHSQQTQYPVCINLNSPAVVNSSVQSENNLEPIYTQSAEESGYFKQIKQCLGHLLQGELDNKKLIDTLLQHELLQPLSLEVTFQNSQRTKLNGLYTINQERLAQLNSDQITLLHQRALLPAIYTVITSLGQIYPLIERKNAVLNLADD